In Sylvia atricapilla isolate bSylAtr1 chromosome 25, bSylAtr1.pri, whole genome shotgun sequence, a genomic segment contains:
- the LOC136371457 gene encoding uncharacterized protein: protein MARITKGSRKVQVGCCGLPSPLGGHFPLPALFALGLFFSFGTGQLWREVSWKEREAEDSRRAALGMPGVPGGAGTAPSTPSAAAHRDLGFRQSLPGAGLSSAGLSWPGAAGGGSAELGPAPHQCLLWPGSAGEPAMGSGRRCSLLLLLLLLVMLVMLPAAWGDCGPLPNISHAEPQGDTKHQQSFSVGSTVTFSCVPGYTRRPFFSNTIQCLPNSQWSSLPDFCGRSCPRPPSVPFAAISSEDQRQNFYAVNTTVRYVCRHGFENITEQPPTSTCLDNLTWTGVPKLCEKKSCGIPANPEHGQVTINNHLLGATANVVCDRGYRLKGASPSIRCQLQGDKAVWSPLPACQVITCPPPPDIPHGQHSGNSSGDFVFGSITTYRCEPGLELVGQDTLLCTTDNEDNGTWSGDPPTCRVKTTAETNQTKPSEENPYWLASVLIPSCIVPPVVLGILAGLITRRKESQKHSYTVNSQKQEMKGRDAAMHPGEKKQPKPWNSYFCHRGNCHVCPSCEEQLHGDLAPLSERRHHGCTVCQDWLSSQPQKPHTYSVPSIGDGDSQSPAGTSSPGKAVDVLRGNGTAEAAPRCSEAEHHQRSVFHLKIPRCHGGPGQKPAHFRLEWSCVY from the exons ATGGCGCGGATAACAAAGGGAAGCAGGAAGGTGCAGGTCGGCTGCTGCGGGCTGccctctcctctgggaggaCACTTTCCCCTTCCTGCCCTTTTTGCTTTGggtcttttcttttcctttgggacCGGGCAGCTTTGGAGGGAGGTTTCCTGGAAGGAGAGAGAGGCCGAGGATTCCCGGAGAGCCGCTTTGGGGATGCCCGGCGTGCCTGGCGGAGCGGGCACCGCGCCTTCCACACCCAGCGCCGCTGCCCACCGCGACCTCGGCTTTCGTCAGAGCCTTCccggagctgggctgagctcagcgGGGCTGAGCTggccgggagcggcgggcgggggctCGGCGGagctcggcccggccccgcaccaGTGTCTGCTGTGGCCGGGCAGTGCCGGGGAACCCGCGATGGGCTCCGGCCGCCGCTGCtcgctgctgctcctgctcctgctgctggtgatgCTGGTGATGCTGCCCGCGGCGTGGG GGGACTGCGGGCCGCTCCCAAACATCAGCCACGCCGAGCCGCAGGGGGACACCAAGCACCAGCAGAGCTTCAGTGTGGGCTCCACAGTGACCTTCAGCTGCGTCCCGGGCTACACCAGGCGCCCCTTTTTCTCCAACACCATCCAGTGCCTGCCCAACTCCCAGTGGTCCAGCCTGCCCGACTTCTGTGGCC GCAGCTGTCCCAGACCTCCATCTGTGCCATTTGCTGCCATATCCTCAGAAGATCAAAGGCAGAATTTTTATGCTGTTAACACCACGGTGAGGTACGTTTGTCGCCACGGTTTTGAAAACATCACAGAGCAGCCCCCCACCAGCACCTGTTTGGACAACTTAACGTGGACAGGAGTTCCTAAACTGTGTGAGA AGAAATCTTGCGGTATTCCAGCCAACCCAGAACATGGCCAAGTGACCATAAACAATCATCTGCTGGGAGCAACAGCCAACGTGGTTTGTGATCGTGG GTACAGATTAAAGGGAGCGTCACCTTCCATCAGGTGTCAACTCCAGGGAGACAAAGCTGTCTGGAGTCCTCTTCCAGCTTGTCAGG TGATCAcctgtcctcctcctccagacATCCCCCACGGGCAGCACAGCGGGAACAGCTCAGGGGACTTTGTGTTTGGCTCCATCACAACCTACAGGtgtgagccagggctggagctggtggggcaggacaccctgctctgcaccacGGACAACGAGGACAATGGCACCTGGAGCGGGGACCCTCCCACCTGCCGGG tcaaaaccacagcagagacaaaccaaaccaaaccctcaGAAGAGAACCCTTACTGGCTGG caaGCGTCCTCATTCCCAGTTGCATTG TGCCCCCAGTAGTCCTTGGAATTCTGGCTGGGCTCATCACGAGACGGAAGGAGAGTCAAAAGCA CTCTTACACTGTGAATTCCCAAAAGCAAGAGATGAAGGGGAGGGATGCAGCGATGCACCCAGGGGAGAAGAAGCAGCCCAAACCCTGGAATTCCTATTTTTG CCACAGAGGGAATTGCCACGTGTGtcccagctgtgaggagcagctccacgGTGACCTGGCCCCTCTGTCAGAGCGCAGACACCACGGCTGCACCGTCTGCCAGGACTggctgagctcccagccccaaaaaccccacacctaCTCGGTGCCCAGCATCGGTGACGGGGacagccagagcccagcaggcACCAG CTCTCCTGGCAAAGCCGTGGATGTGCTGAGGGGAAATGGcacagcagaagctgctccACGGTGCAGTGAGGCAGAGCACCACCAAAGGTCAGTGTTCCACCTAAAAATACCCAGATGCCACGGTGGGCCTGGACAAAAACCAGCGCATTTCAGACTGGAGTGGAGCTGTGTTTATTAG